Proteins co-encoded in one Medicago truncatula cultivar Jemalong A17 chromosome 8, MtrunA17r5.0-ANR, whole genome shotgun sequence genomic window:
- the LOC120577575 gene encoding uncharacterized protein codes for MLINGVILNWKVMQMTYRKSISIGKEIKFDIYIKHDVVIGDGGFVNLPKYIEEAEPVKNSSCKGKEKVVESEVSDDVEVDDGGYSSDEDCDVRGDKFDDSEEDKALGLEDGFGLADSNNFMIEGPSTTLPNTRNEDEVLLDEVEIDVDYESDSLGSSDPDDSDEEKGPRYEKFRMEQLNKKFKFKVGIEFKSLDEFKEALTEWNELNGWEFKMVKNDNERVRAVCNNKLKKCNYVALCSQVGGQHTYRIKTWSGDHTCGRDGYNRSATSKWVTKVQLPNITCTEKISVKDIMKYTRRNQGVGVTFYMA; via the exons ATGTTGATAAATGGTGTTATTTTGAACTGGAAGGTTATGCAGATGACTTACAGAAAAAGTATAAGTATAGGAAAAG aaattaagtttGATATATACATTAAACATGATGTTGTTATAGGTGATGGTGGTTTTGTCAATCTTCCTAAGTATATAGAAGAAGCTGAACCTGTTAAGAATAGCAGTTGTAAGGGGAAGGAAAAGGTGGTTGAAAGTGAAGTTTCTGATGATGTGGAAGTTGATGATGGTGGATATAGTTCTGATGAAGATTGTGATGTTAGAGGAGACAAGTTTGATGACAGTGAAGAAGATAAAGCTTTAGGACTGGAGGATGGGTTTGGTTTAGCTGATTCTAATAATTTCATGATTGAAGGTCCAAGTACTACTCTCCCTAATACAAGAAATGAAGATGAAGTGTTATTAGATGAGGTTGAAatagatgttgattatgaaagtGATTCCCTTGGCAGCTCTGACCCTGATGATTCTGATGAGGAAAAAGGTCCAAGATATGAAAAGTTTAGGATGGAACAgcttaacaaaaaatttaagttcAAGGTTGGCATTGAGTTTAAGTCCctagatgagttcaaggaagcccTTACTGAGTGGAATGAATTAAATGGGTGGGAGTTTAAGATGGTGAAAAATGACAATGAAAGGGTTAGGGCAGTTTGCAAtaacaaattgaaaaaatgtAATTATGTTGCTTTATGTAGTCAAGTGGGTGGCCAACACACGTATAGGATTAAAACATGGAGTGGGGACCACACATGTGGTAGGGATGGATATAATAGATCTGCTACGTCCAAGTGGGTTACAAAAGTACAACTTCCAAATATAACGTGTACTGAGAAAATAAGTGTAAAAGACATCATGAAATACACGAGAAGGAACCAAGGAGTGGGAGTCACCTTCTACATGGCCTAG
- the LOC120577427 gene encoding myosin-binding protein 2 — protein MAANKFATMLHRNTNKITLVLVYAILEWILIILLLLNSLFSYLIIKFADYFGLKRPCMWCARIDHIIESEKNMNPCRDLVCEAHAVEISKLVFCSNHHKLAESDDMCEDCSSSFSFKPNYVKVSQSLDVFPWMKEIDMINGADGKGIEKVEEGLGCSCCGVNFDNRFYPPCIVIDHSMNILDYEQNSQKQNMIKEGDHQSDQSRSYFTLDHHENQQNIEENSGIHMLFEVEHDPGTKKEEVEENCACSVCDGVKETMVDDLYKLEFGVIKGNETLEEETLRLNVPKSQDDDQACDKTTVEVEKTEEIPPKHLEFFIHGDDCSLIPVELVESTATENGNQSRCDKVVDEGFKESEDFILDFGMSTHAEAEPLIENWHISGDIVAEFSCQENKNVSKVNEVESDQLNYQDVRFSKIDEEFNKDDNVEVNMERMMNGYFDGELGSYVSLASDDASQTQGEEEYEAEVSIGTEIPDQEQMDEYQGEDILSDANQRMQEDSSTNSVRFNAQHDSGHDRDEEEFVEFTTMSLELRMPTASGHMPSSLELNENEEEKIPDTPTSPESLHQLHKKLLFLERKGSGTEDSLDGSVIGDIECGDVTFEELKSELKSERKALKTLYAELEEERNASAVAANQTMAMINRLQEEKAAMQMEALQYQRMMDEQSEYDQEAMQILNDLILKREKEKHELEKELEVYRKKVHEYEVREKILSRRDSSIRSRTSSPSCSNAEDSDGLSIDFNQESKEENGFHSNQNTPVDAVLYLEESLSNFEEERLSILEQLKVLEEKLIILNYEDEEHCFDDTASIEHFREENGNGYHNHDHDDHDDFQGHVNGFANGNGKHHQGKKVLATKAKRLLPLFDAISTEEDVELSGDEDELDFSQLQNVSAEKTNLDKKKVGLEEEVDHVYERLQVLEADREFLKHCISSLRKGDKGLDLLQEILQHLRDLRNVELRVRNIGDLAV, from the exons ATGGCTGCCAACAAGTTTGCAACCATGTTACACAGAAACACCAACAAAATCACCCTTGTTCTAGTTTATGCAATCCTTGAATGGATTCTGATAATCCTTCTTCTTCTAAATTCTCTTTTTTCATATTTGATCATAAAGTTTGCTGATTATTTTGGCCTAAAAAGACCCTGCATGTGGTGTGCAAGAATTGATCATATCATAGAGTCTGAAAAAAACATGAATCCTTGTAGAGATCTTGTGTGTGAAGCTCATGCTGTTGAGATTTCCAAATTGGTTTTCTGTTCCAATCATCACAAACTAGCTGAATCAGATGACATGTGTGAGGAttgttcatcttcattttcattcAAACCAAATTATGTTAAAGTTTCTCAAAGTTTAGATGTTTTTCCATGGATGAAGGAAATAGATATGATTAATGGTGCTGATGGAAAGGGAATTGAGAAAGTTGAAGAGGGTTTGGGATGTTCTTGCTGTGGTGTTAACTTTGATAACAGATTCTACCCTCCTTGCATTGTTATTGATCATTCTATGAACATTTTGGATTATGAACAGAACTCACAGAAGCAGAACATGATCAAAGAAGGTGATCATCAGTCAGATCAAAGCAGATCATATTTTACACTTGATCATCATGAAAATCAACAGAACATTGAAGAAAACAGTGGAATCCATAtgttgtttgaggttgaacatgATCCAGGTACAAAAAAAGAGGAGGTAGAAGAGAACTGTGCTTGTTCTGTTTGTGATGGTGTCAAGGAAACTATGGTTGATGATCTTTACAAGCTTGAATTTGGTGTAATTAAAGGGAATGAAACCTTGGAAGAGGAAACTTTGAGATTGAATGTTCCAAAGTCTCAGGATGATGATCAAGCTTGTGACAAGACTACTGTTGAAGTTGAGAAAACTGAGGAAATTCCACCCAAACATCTTGAATTTTTCATTCATGGTGATGATTGCAGTTTGATTCCTGTTGAATTGGTTGAATCCACTGCCACAGAAAATGGAAATCAAAGTAGATGTGATAAGGTGGTGGATGAAGGGTTTAAGGAGAGTGAAGATTTTATTCTGGATTTTGGCATGAGTACTCATGCAGAAGCTGAACCATTAATTGAGAATTGGCACATTTCTGGTGATATTGTGGCAGAATTTTCATGTCAAGAGAATAAAAATGTTTCCAAGGTCAATGAGGTTGAATCAGATCAATTGAATTATCAAGATGTGAGGTTTTCTAAAATAGATGAAGAATTCAATAAGGATGATAATGTTGAAGTAAACATGGAAAGAATGATGAATGGATATTTTGATGGAGAACTAGGTTCATATGTTTCTCTAG CTTCTGATGATGCATCACAAACTCAAGGTGAGGAGGAATATGAAGCAGAAGTATCAATTGGAACTGAAATTCCTGATCAAGAACAAATGGATGAGTATCAAGGCGAAGATATTCTTTCGGATGCAAATCAAAGAATGCAAGAAGATTCATCTACTAACTCAGTCAGGTTTAATGCCCAACATGATAGTG GTCATGACAGAGATGAAGAAGAGTTTGTAGAATTTACAACCATGTCACTTGAATTAAGAATGCCAACAGCAAGTGGCCATATGCCTTCATCTTTGGAGCTTAATGAGAACGAAGAGGAAAAAATTCCTGACACACCGACTTCTCCGGAGAGTCTTCATCAACTGCATAAGAAACTACTTTTTCTTGAGAGGAAAGGGTCAGGAACAGAAGATTCATTGGATGGAAGTGTAATAGGCGACATAGAATGTGGTGACGTAACCTTCGAGGAGTTAAAGTCCGAATTGAAATCCGAAAGGAAAGCTTTGAAAACACTATATGCAGAactagaagaagaaagaaatgcATCTGCTGTAGCAGCCAATCAAACAATGGCAATGATTAATAGGCTTCAAGAAGAGAAAGCAGCAATGCAGATGGAAGCTTTGCAGTATCAGAGAATGATGGATGAACAATCCGAGTACGATCAAGAGGCTATGCAGATTTTGAATGATCTTATATTGAAGAGGGAGAAAGAGAAGCATGAGCTAGAAAAAGAGCTTGAAGTATATAGAAAAAAGGTTCATGAGTATGAGGTAAGAGAAAAGATTTTGTCAAGAAGAGATAGTAGCATAAGAAGCAGAACTTCATCTCCTTCTTGTAGCAATGCCGAGGATAGTGATGGGTTGTCTATTGATTTCAATCAAGagtcaaaagaagaaaatggtTTTCATAGCAACCAGAACACTCCTGTAGATGCTGTGTTATATTTGGAGGAATCATTGTCAAATTTTGAGGAAGAGAGGTTATCAATACTAGAACAGCTGAAAGTATTGGAAGAAAAGCtaattatattgaattatgaagatgaagaacacTGCTTCGATGATACTGCTTCGATAGAACATTTTCGTGAAGAGAACGGGAATGGATATCATAATCACGATCATGACGATCATGATGATTTCCAAGGTCATGTAAATGGATTTGCAAATGGTAATGGAAAGCATCATCAAGGAAAGAAAGTCTTGGCTACTAAAGCAAAGAGGCTTCTACCACTTTTTGATGCAATCAGTACCGAAGAAGATGTAGAGTTAAGTGGAGATGAAGATGAATTAGACTTTTCTCAGTTGCAAAATGTTTCAGCTGAAAAGACCAATTTGGATAAGAAAAAGGTTGGTTTAGAAGAGGAGGTGGATCATGTTTATGAGAGACTACAAGTTTTGGAGGCAGATAGAGAGTTTCTAAAGCATTGTATCAGCTCATTGAGAAAAGGGGATAAAGGGTTAGATCTTCTTCAAGAAATTTTACAACATCTACGCGATTTGAGGAATGTGGAGCTCAGAGTCAGGAACATAGGAGATCTTGCGGTGTAA
- the LOC120577576 gene encoding uncharacterized protein — MVGAYLKIQQTFIKNLSAAQIEIVATTMWSIWKARNMKLWQQVANSTTVILDRAKHLLDGWRQANRKQVPLRSDNQALHSSASTSSNSINIRWRKPERGRYKCNVDASFPTTTNKVGFGMCIRDSDGNHVRSKTMWFNPSCSVDVGEALALHHAIRWIHEIQLFNVDFEVDSKRVADYFNNGRGDVTEFGSIMDSSVQFRNTFLTNSHVEFIRRQANEVAHALAKAATSSTSFQVFDDIPALSYPYRILYPGVTTFVQVN, encoded by the exons ATGGTTGGAGCATACCTTAAGATTCAACAAACGTTTATAAAG AATTTGTCGGCAGCTCAAATTGAGATAGTTGCTACTACAATGTGGAGTATTTGGAAGGCCAGGAATATGAAGTTATGGCAACAGGTGGCTAACTCAACTACAGTTATCCTGGATAGAGCAAAACACCTTCTTGATGGTTGGAGGCAGGCTAATAGGAAGCAAGTTCCTCTAAGGTCAGATAATCAAGCTCTACACTCAAGTGCTTCAACTTCTAGTAACAGTATAAACATTAGATGGAGGAAACCAGAGAGGGGTAGATACAAATGCAATGTTGATGCCTCTTTCCCTACTACGACAAATAAAGTAGGCTTTGGTATGTGCATTAGAGACTCGGATGGGAACCATGTTCGATCTAAAACTATGTGGTTTAATCCATCTTGTTCTGTAGATGTTGGGGAGGCTCTGGCTTTACATCATGCGATTCGGTGGATTCATGAAATTCAACTTTtcaatgttgattttgaagttgaCTCAAAAAGAGTAGCTGATTATTTCAACAATGGTCGTGGAGATGTCACCGAATTTGGCTCTATTATGGACAGTAGTGTTCAATTCCGCAATACTTTTTTAAcaaactctcatgtcgagtttaTTCGGAGGCAAGCCAATGAGGTTGCTCATGCTCTAGCTAAGGCAGCCACATCTAGTACTAGCTTCCAGGTGTTTGATGATATTCCAGCAT